A stretch of the Ochrobactrum sp. BTU1 genome encodes the following:
- a CDS encoding ABC transporter ATP-binding protein, producing MSTAPALSVDKIDVFFDEFHALKSVSIDVARGESYGLVGESGSGKSTLLRAVAGLAPVDDGEIRIDGKPLKTPRDKAFYRNVQMVFQDPYGSLHPRQTVDRLLLEPLAVHGIGDTEKRIVRALDEVGLGSGFRFRYPHQLSGGQRQRIAIARALIIEPSILLLDEPTSALDASVQAEVLNLLEQVRRDRKLTFVMVSHDLAVVTHMCDRLAVMRNGEVVEQLEAGDLVSGNINADYTKNLMTASEGFRR from the coding sequence ATGAGCACCGCACCAGCTCTCAGCGTCGACAAGATCGACGTATTTTTCGACGAATTCCACGCGCTCAAATCGGTCAGCATCGATGTCGCACGCGGGGAATCTTATGGACTGGTGGGCGAGTCCGGCTCCGGTAAATCCACGCTTCTGCGTGCAGTAGCCGGGCTTGCACCTGTCGACGACGGTGAAATCCGTATTGACGGAAAGCCACTTAAGACACCGCGCGACAAAGCGTTCTACCGCAATGTTCAGATGGTGTTTCAGGACCCTTACGGCTCTCTGCATCCACGTCAGACGGTCGATCGCCTGCTGCTTGAACCGCTTGCAGTGCATGGCATAGGTGATACAGAAAAGCGCATCGTTCGCGCGCTTGATGAGGTGGGCCTGGGTTCAGGCTTCCGTTTCCGCTATCCGCACCAGCTATCGGGCGGTCAGCGTCAGCGTATCGCCATTGCACGCGCACTCATCATCGAGCCAAGTATTTTGCTTCTCGACGAACCTACATCTGCGCTCGATGCCTCTGTGCAGGCTGAGGTACTCAACCTGCTTGAACAAGTGCGGCGCGACCGTAAGCTGACATTCGTTATGGTCAGCCATGATCTCGCAGTCGTTACGCATATGTGTGATCGGTTGGCCGTTATGCGCAACGGTGAAGTTGTCGAGCAGCTTGAAGCCGGTGATCTTGTCAGCGGCAATATCAATGCTGACTATACAAAGAACCTGATGACCGCCAGTGAAGGCTTCAGGCGCTAA
- a CDS encoding siderophore-interacting protein, with protein sequence MSELSLNASTRFTVNNPSRILDQVLDHFVEHADVERQENSARLVLSFGQADVQWDKDAVSVDVKSRDETGLAYMKYSIVEHVMEFLEKGSPKPRIVWEGDGAAGLPLPYFREMQVVAVSNVTPHMRRVRLKGNELARFAHTGLHIRLLFPPKDLATPQWPVSGEDGRPVWPEGEAKLATRVYTIRQIDAQAGWVDIDMVVHGDDCDAPGSGWAISAKPGDIVGMTGPGGGDAAADANWYLLAGDETALPAIGRILERLPEGAKAVVRIEIDSDAEEQVIQSRADVDLQWLHRKGAEAGTTTLLQDAVRAVELPEGEESIYVWAGCEFNAFRSIRTYMRKERNIPKDKQLIVAYWRRGLDGDSARRGADD encoded by the coding sequence ATGTCCGAATTGAGCCTGAACGCCAGCACACGTTTCACCGTCAACAATCCATCTCGTATTCTTGATCAGGTTCTCGATCATTTCGTCGAACATGCTGATGTAGAGCGGCAGGAAAACAGTGCGCGACTTGTGTTAAGCTTCGGACAGGCTGATGTTCAGTGGGACAAGGACGCAGTATCGGTCGATGTGAAAAGCCGTGACGAAACTGGCCTAGCCTATATGAAATACTCCATCGTTGAACATGTGATGGAATTTCTTGAAAAGGGCAGCCCAAAGCCTCGGATCGTCTGGGAAGGTGACGGTGCAGCAGGTCTGCCACTGCCTTACTTCCGCGAAATGCAGGTAGTTGCCGTCAGCAATGTTACGCCGCACATGCGCCGTGTCCGCCTGAAGGGGAACGAACTTGCGCGCTTTGCCCATACGGGTTTACACATTCGACTGCTATTCCCACCAAAAGATCTCGCTACGCCGCAATGGCCCGTGTCCGGTGAAGACGGTCGCCCCGTCTGGCCGGAAGGCGAAGCCAAGCTCGCGACCCGTGTTTACACGATCCGCCAGATTGATGCTCAAGCTGGCTGGGTCGATATCGACATGGTTGTTCATGGTGATGATTGCGATGCGCCGGGTTCCGGTTGGGCTATAAGCGCCAAGCCGGGCGATATTGTTGGAATGACAGGGCCGGGCGGTGGTGATGCTGCTGCCGATGCGAACTGGTATCTGTTGGCGGGTGATGAAACGGCTCTGCCAGCAATCGGGCGTATTCTGGAGCGTCTTCCAGAAGGTGCCAAAGCTGTCGTGCGCATTGAAATCGACAGTGATGCGGAAGAGCAGGTCATTCAATCGCGTGCTGACGTTGATCTGCAGTGGCTACACCGCAAAGGTGCTGAAGCTGGAACCACGACGCTTCTGCAGGATGCCGTACGCGCCGTTGAACTGCCCGAGGGCGAAGAGAGCATCTATGTGTGGGCGGGATGTGAATTCAACGCATTCAGGTCCATCCGCACCTATATGCGTAAAGAGCGGAATATTCCAAAGGATAAGCAGCTGATCGTTGCCTATTGGCGCCGTGGTCTGGATGGCGATAGTGCACGCCGCGGTGCAGACGACTAA
- the cbiE gene encoding precorrin-6y C5,15-methyltransferase (decarboxylating) subunit CbiE yields the protein MSCWLTVIGIGEDGLAGLGKNARDVLNRADVIFGGKRHLALLNPDVEAEQISWPSPFDNAFPMIQAQRGRQVVVLASGDPMFFGMGASLSRHFSTRDMQIIPFPSSLSLAASRMAWPLQEVRIVSVHGRPFELLAPHILPGEKILVLSNDGTTPAKAAALLKAKGFGQSRVTVLEHLGGTKEKSISDSADGWSHENCANLNVLAIECIAAPDAVVFSPVSGLPDHAFENDGQLTKRDIRAVTLSRLQPLPRELLWDVGAGCGSIGIEWMRVHPSCRAIAIEADETRQAIIERNAHALGVPGLQLMKGEAPDALDGLEAPDAIFIGGGVTDAGVIEACWKALKPGGRLVANAVTLQSEMQLFNWRKQHGGELTRLQVAQAGALGSYDAWRQALPVTIYCGVKVK from the coding sequence ATGAGCTGCTGGCTGACGGTTATCGGTATTGGTGAGGACGGGCTGGCGGGTCTTGGAAAGAACGCTCGCGACGTACTCAACCGTGCTGATGTGATTTTCGGCGGCAAGCGGCATCTGGCCTTGCTCAATCCTGACGTTGAAGCCGAGCAGATTTCATGGCCGTCACCGTTCGATAATGCATTTCCAATGATTCAAGCCCAACGCGGCAGGCAGGTTGTGGTGCTGGCTAGCGGTGATCCGATGTTCTTTGGCATGGGTGCATCGCTGAGCCGTCATTTCTCGACACGGGATATGCAGATCATCCCGTTTCCATCGTCATTGTCGCTGGCCGCAAGCCGTATGGCGTGGCCTCTGCAAGAAGTACGCATAGTCAGCGTGCATGGTCGTCCGTTTGAATTGCTGGCACCGCATATCTTGCCGGGCGAGAAGATCCTCGTATTGAGCAATGATGGTACGACGCCTGCGAAAGCTGCAGCACTTCTAAAGGCCAAAGGCTTTGGCCAAAGCCGTGTGACGGTTCTTGAACATCTCGGCGGAACAAAGGAAAAATCTATCAGTGACAGTGCTGATGGCTGGTCACATGAAAACTGTGCCAATCTCAATGTTTTGGCAATTGAATGCATCGCGGCGCCAGATGCGGTTGTTTTTTCACCTGTCAGCGGATTGCCAGACCATGCTTTTGAAAATGACGGGCAGCTGACAAAGCGCGATATACGCGCAGTGACGCTGTCACGGTTGCAGCCGCTGCCGCGTGAGCTTTTATGGGATGTAGGTGCTGGTTGTGGCTCGATTGGCATTGAATGGATGCGTGTTCATCCTTCTTGTCGGGCTATCGCAATCGAAGCCGATGAAACGCGGCAAGCGATCATTGAGCGCAACGCGCATGCTCTGGGCGTGCCCGGTCTGCAGCTTATGAAAGGTGAAGCGCCGGATGCACTTGATGGTCTCGAAGCACCGGATGCGATTTTCATTGGTGGTGGTGTTACAGATGCGGGCGTGATCGAAGCTTGCTGGAAAGCCCTAAAGCCCGGAGGGCGCTTGGTTGCTAATGCCGTCACATTGCAAAGCGAAATGCAGCTTTTCAACTGGCGTAAGCAGCATGGCGGCGAGCTGACAAGGCTGCAGGTTGCGCAAGCAGGCGCGCTTGGTTCCTATGATGCATGGCGTCAGGCACTGCCCGTCACAATTTATTGCGGCGTTAAAGTTAAATGA
- the cobG gene encoding precorrin-3B synthase, with product MLSKPKSQTIAVRPDRRSACPGLSRMVMSKDGAIARIKLRLGRLSVAQAQAIADIAERFETGAIELSIRSNIQLRGIHPDVWPDIIGALHEAGLGAQNEAADDVRNVIVSPTAGIDHGQISDVTALAANLLSVLQDNETYHALSPKFSLQIDGGEDCAMVSHPGDIWLSAIEGGKAYAFGLASSPDKQALGLVSNEHALPFIEAMLQHFLGASHKGIARIKHLFEVMPVADFLQTLPFAFDAPASWQRKAPIAHAHLGLHRQLDGNFYVGAMPLLGRLTPQKLRGLTKFASEELHLTPWQGILIPHIAEAEGKSIVSQLHALGFSTDPASPAARLRACSGSKGCASALADTQADSEKLARKLQSDTTQIHITGCAKSCAALSPLPHTLLARSPMHYDLFLQDKAGPARFGRLLASNITIDEAAKLLNK from the coding sequence ATGTTGAGCAAGCCAAAAAGCCAGACCATTGCTGTCAGACCCGACCGGCGTAGTGCCTGTCCGGGACTTTCGCGCATGGTGATGAGCAAGGATGGCGCAATCGCTCGCATCAAACTCCGGCTCGGAAGGCTCAGCGTGGCACAGGCTCAAGCCATCGCAGATATCGCCGAACGATTTGAAACGGGCGCGATTGAATTGTCGATTCGCTCCAATATTCAGCTTCGCGGCATTCATCCCGACGTCTGGCCGGATATCATCGGAGCTCTTCACGAGGCTGGGCTTGGCGCGCAAAACGAAGCAGCAGATGATGTTCGCAATGTCATCGTCAGCCCCACTGCTGGTATCGATCATGGTCAGATTAGCGATGTGACTGCCCTCGCCGCCAATCTGCTTTCCGTTTTGCAGGACAATGAAACTTATCACGCGCTATCGCCCAAATTCTCGCTCCAGATCGATGGTGGCGAAGATTGCGCTATGGTTTCACATCCTGGCGACATCTGGCTCTCAGCCATTGAAGGCGGCAAAGCCTATGCGTTTGGATTGGCTTCATCGCCTGACAAACAGGCGCTTGGCCTCGTTTCAAACGAACACGCGCTGCCTTTTATCGAAGCGATGCTACAACATTTTCTTGGTGCGAGCCACAAAGGCATTGCCCGCATCAAGCACCTCTTCGAGGTGATGCCAGTCGCAGATTTTCTGCAAACGCTTCCATTCGCATTTGATGCACCAGCAAGCTGGCAACGCAAAGCACCCATCGCTCACGCGCATCTTGGCTTACATCGCCAGCTCGACGGCAACTTCTATGTCGGCGCCATGCCGCTGCTTGGTCGCCTGACACCGCAGAAACTGCGTGGACTTACCAAATTTGCAAGCGAAGAACTGCATCTCACCCCATGGCAAGGCATTCTGATCCCCCATATTGCGGAAGCTGAAGGCAAGAGCATCGTCAGCCAGCTACATGCCCTTGGCTTCTCCACCGATCCTGCCTCGCCTGCCGCCCGTCTTCGTGCCTGTTCCGGTTCCAAAGGCTGTGCCTCTGCTCTCGCAGACACACAAGCAGACAGTGAAAAGCTTGCGCGTAAGCTACAAAGCGATACCACACAGATTCACATCACGGGCTGCGCCAAATCCTGCGCCGCACTTTCTCCCTTGCCGCACACGCTTCTCGCCCGTTCCCCAATGCATTACGACCTATTTTTACAAGACAAAGCTGGACCAGCACGCTTCGGGCGGCTATTGGCGTCAAACATCACCATTGATGAGGCAGCAAAGCTGCTGAACAAATAG
- a CDS encoding precorrin-8X methylmutase produces MTDYIRDGQAIYDRSFAIIRDEADLSRIPADLEKLAVRVAHASGMVDIVEDIVFSDGAGQAGRDALLKGAPILCDARMVAEGITRARLPANNDVICTLNDPSVPELAKKIGNTRSAAALDLWLPHLEGSIVAIGNAPTALFRLFEMLDNGAPKPALIIGMPVGFVGAAESKDELAENSRGVPFVIVRGRRGGSAMTAAAVNALASERE; encoded by the coding sequence ATGACAGATTACATCCGCGACGGGCAGGCCATTTATGACCGCTCCTTCGCCATCATCCGCGACGAGGCCGATCTGAGCCGCATACCTGCGGATCTCGAAAAGCTCGCCGTGCGCGTGGCTCACGCATCTGGCATGGTCGATATCGTTGAAGACATCGTCTTCTCAGATGGCGCAGGACAGGCCGGACGTGATGCTTTGCTCAAAGGTGCACCAATACTCTGCGATGCGCGGATGGTTGCAGAAGGCATTACCCGTGCCCGACTGCCAGCCAATAATGATGTTATCTGCACACTGAACGATCCATCGGTTCCAGAGTTGGCGAAAAAGATCGGCAACACACGCTCTGCCGCAGCGCTCGATCTCTGGCTCCCACACCTTGAAGGCAGCATCGTTGCTATCGGTAATGCGCCAACCGCCCTCTTCCGCCTGTTTGAAATGCTGGACAATGGCGCACCCAAACCTGCGCTTATCATCGGTATGCCGGTCGGCTTTGTGGGTGCTGCAGAATCCAAGGACGAGCTGGCTGAGAACAGCCGTGGCGTCCCCTTCGTCATTGTGCGCGGACGTCGTGGTGGTAGCGCTATGACCGCAGCTGCCGTCAATGCACTTGCTTCGGAGCGCGAATAA
- a CDS encoding precorrin-2 C(20)-methyltransferase — MALKGKLYGLGVGPGDPELITLKALRLLKSAPVVAYHAAKGKKGNALTIVETYLSSEQTLVPLIYPVTTEKLPDHMDYEQIVSDFYAEITTTIASHLDAGCDVAVIAEGDPFFYGSFMYIHDRLAEKYETEVVPGVCSVLGAAAVLGAPLVYRNQTLSILSGVMSAEELKTRLAGTEAAAIMKLGKNLDKVRDVLNELGLMDRALYIERATMQNQRIAPLAEVSGSDCPYFSIILVPGSKWNGA, encoded by the coding sequence ATGGCCCTCAAAGGCAAGCTTTATGGTCTGGGTGTCGGCCCCGGCGACCCCGAACTCATCACACTAAAAGCGCTTCGACTGCTCAAATCCGCTCCTGTGGTCGCCTACCACGCAGCCAAGGGCAAAAAGGGCAATGCACTAACGATCGTCGAAACCTATCTGTCTTCAGAACAGACTTTGGTTCCGCTCATCTATCCGGTAACAACGGAAAAACTACCCGATCATATGGACTATGAGCAAATCGTCAGCGATTTCTATGCCGAGATCACCACGACGATTGCAAGTCATCTTGATGCAGGCTGCGACGTGGCCGTAATCGCGGAAGGTGATCCGTTTTTCTACGGCTCGTTCATGTATATCCATGACCGACTGGCCGAAAAATACGAAACGGAAGTCGTGCCTGGCGTTTGCTCTGTTCTGGGCGCTGCTGCCGTGCTTGGCGCACCTTTGGTCTACCGAAACCAGACCCTGTCGATCCTTTCAGGCGTCATGAGCGCAGAAGAACTCAAAACCCGTCTCGCTGGCACTGAGGCCGCAGCCATCATGAAACTCGGCAAAAATCTCGACAAGGTGCGCGATGTGCTCAACGAGCTTGGGCTGATGGATCGTGCGCTTTATATCGAGCGTGCAACCATGCAGAACCAGCGTATTGCGCCACTGGCCGAGGTCAGTGGTAGCGATTGCCCATATTTCTCGATCATTCTCGTTCCGGGCAGCAAATGGAACGGCGCATGA
- the cobJ gene encoding precorrin-3B C(17)-methyltransferase encodes MKPAILILSEAAISTARKVQSALGNAEVLGLENRVQSADKSFAHFGDIIRALYEEARPVIALCASGIIIRALAPLLQNKRIEPPVLAVAEDGSAVVPLLGGLSGVNDLARIIAHALEVAPAITTTGELRFGINLLHPPAELTLANPDNAKTFMSDLLAGQTLQIKGNSRWLTASKLPLADDGKLTISITPETRTPRANELIYHPRTIAIAIEKPTEELTSLIGKAFDDAGLSIDSLALLLAHEKDCASPHIHRAAKVLEAPLRFVAGDADLTAASVENPVQHIATENLTLAVAAAPADVLFIGRKRGKLTVIGLGPGTSDLMTPAVQRDLEQAEDILGYETYVRMAGPFRDDQIIHMTDNREEMQRARHAFELAASGRDVVMVSSGDPGVFAMAAAVVEALHESSDVAWQGVELVIQPGISAAMAAASRIGAPLGHDFCIISLSDNLKPWDVIEKRLALAAQADLAMAFYNPISKARPHQLGRALEILRQYRDAETPVVLGRDIGRPAETTRVVSLGQLTPYDVDMRTVVIVGSSHTARFPRAEGGEWVYTPRWYGEKPK; translated from the coding sequence ATGAAGCCTGCAATTCTGATCTTGAGCGAAGCTGCAATTTCCACAGCGCGGAAAGTGCAATCAGCACTTGGAAATGCGGAAGTGCTGGGACTGGAAAACCGCGTTCAAAGCGCCGACAAAAGCTTTGCTCATTTTGGCGATATAATCCGCGCACTTTATGAAGAAGCTCGACCTGTGATCGCTTTGTGCGCTTCAGGCATCATCATCCGCGCCCTTGCACCGCTTCTGCAAAACAAACGCATCGAACCACCAGTTCTGGCCGTTGCGGAAGATGGCAGCGCGGTCGTGCCATTGCTTGGCGGTCTGTCGGGCGTCAACGATCTGGCGCGAATAATCGCTCATGCACTGGAAGTAGCGCCCGCAATCACCACGACTGGCGAGTTACGCTTTGGCATTAACCTGCTGCATCCTCCGGCAGAACTGACACTCGCCAATCCGGACAACGCCAAGACTTTCATGTCCGACCTGCTGGCAGGTCAAACACTACAAATCAAAGGCAATTCTCGCTGGCTCACGGCATCAAAGCTGCCGCTTGCTGACGATGGGAAGCTCACAATCAGCATCACGCCCGAAACCCGCACGCCACGGGCAAATGAGCTGATCTATCATCCACGAACAATTGCCATCGCTATCGAAAAGCCGACCGAAGAACTGACAAGCCTCATCGGGAAAGCCTTTGACGATGCAGGCCTATCGATAGACTCGCTTGCTTTGCTTCTCGCTCATGAGAAAGATTGCGCATCACCGCATATCCATCGGGCAGCAAAAGTATTGGAAGCACCATTGCGCTTTGTTGCAGGTGATGCCGATCTTACAGCCGCCTCGGTCGAAAACCCTGTTCAACACATAGCGACTGAAAACCTGACGCTGGCTGTTGCGGCAGCACCTGCCGATGTTCTTTTTATCGGTCGCAAGCGCGGTAAGCTCACGGTTATTGGGCTTGGCCCCGGTACCAGTGATCTAATGACCCCAGCAGTGCAGCGTGATCTCGAACAGGCCGAAGACATACTCGGCTATGAAACCTATGTTCGCATGGCAGGCCCCTTCCGCGACGATCAGATCATTCACATGACCGACAATCGCGAAGAAATGCAGCGCGCACGCCATGCGTTTGAACTTGCAGCTTCAGGCCGCGACGTCGTGATGGTGTCTTCCGGCGATCCGGGCGTATTTGCAATGGCTGCAGCGGTTGTTGAGGCACTGCATGAATCATCTGATGTTGCATGGCAAGGCGTTGAACTGGTTATCCAGCCCGGAATTTCGGCAGCGATGGCAGCGGCGTCCCGCATCGGTGCACCGCTTGGGCACGATTTCTGCATCATCTCGCTTTCGGACAATCTCAAGCCCTGGGATGTGATCGAGAAGCGTCTCGCACTGGCAGCTCAAGCCGATCTCGCCATGGCTTTCTATAATCCGATTTCCAAAGCCCGCCCGCATCAGCTTGGTCGAGCGCTGGAAATCCTCCGGCAGTATCGCGATGCTGAAACGCCAGTCGTGCTTGGTCGCGACATTGGCAGGCCTGCGGAAACAACTCGCGTTGTTTCGCTCGGGCAACTCACACCTTACGATGTCGACATGCGAACCGTGGTGATTGTCGGCTCATCCCACACTGCCCGTTTTCCACGCGCGGAAGGTGGAGAGTGGGTTTACACGCCGCGCTGGTATGGCGAAAAGCCCAAATAG
- a CDS encoding alpha/beta hydrolase, protein MNKRAGLFAGLLLLTATSAFAQGPLPPFKDDYFAYPGVLSSADNGDYKVIDYNEMRDINGRDSVPEKRVKDAYVSLKARAYQKDVVFQTAAGPVKAMAAGKQSGASFIVIYLHGRGGNRLQGMNDFTFGGNFNRVKNLAATNGGLYLTPDFKDFAATGEAQVAGLIEAAKATSPSAPLILACGSQGGALCWRIASNDNAGNQLSGLILLGSLWDEGFFKSPAFKKRVPVFFGHGSRDPVFAIDKQEGFYREIRKRSSGYPVQFRRFESGNHGTPIRMSDWREMLNWIFTKQ, encoded by the coding sequence ATGAACAAGCGGGCTGGATTATTCGCGGGTTTGTTGCTGTTGACTGCAACATCCGCTTTCGCCCAAGGACCGCTCCCCCCGTTCAAGGATGATTATTTCGCCTATCCGGGCGTGCTAAGCAGCGCCGACAATGGCGATTATAAAGTCATCGATTACAACGAAATGCGCGATATCAATGGTCGCGATTCCGTGCCTGAAAAGCGCGTTAAAGACGCTTATGTTTCGCTAAAAGCGCGTGCATATCAGAAAGATGTCGTCTTCCAGACGGCGGCAGGGCCGGTAAAGGCCATGGCTGCTGGAAAGCAGAGCGGTGCATCGTTTATCGTCATTTATCTGCACGGGCGCGGCGGTAATCGTCTGCAAGGCATGAATGATTTTACGTTTGGCGGCAATTTCAACCGCGTGAAGAACCTTGCGGCGACCAATGGCGGACTTTATCTGACGCCGGACTTCAAGGATTTTGCGGCAACGGGTGAAGCGCAAGTTGCGGGGCTCATCGAAGCTGCGAAAGCGACTTCACCATCTGCACCGCTCATACTGGCTTGTGGATCGCAGGGTGGGGCGCTTTGCTGGCGTATCGCATCGAATGATAATGCGGGCAATCAGCTCTCCGGCCTGATCCTTTTAGGTTCACTGTGGGATGAGGGCTTTTTCAAATCGCCGGCTTTCAAAAAGCGTGTGCCGGTGTTTTTCGGCCATGGCAGTCGCGATCCGGTTTTTGCAATCGATAAGCAGGAAGGCTTCTATCGAGAAATACGCAAGCGCTCGTCCGGTTATCCCGTTCAGTTCCGTCGTTTTGAAAGCGGCAATCATGGAACGCCGATCAGAATGAGCGACTGGCGCGAGATGTTGAACTGGATATTCACGAAACAATGA
- a CDS encoding flavin reductase: MLADVQTDKNTTSNTVSLEPKTYRDAMSHYAGAVQVVTTAGAAGRRGLTLTAACSVSDNPPTLLICLQKMHEENLLFIKNGVFAVNTLAGSHQQLADAFSGRIGLTQDERFELAQWDIIDTGAPVLKGALAAFDCRVTSVQEHSTHHVLFGEVVGLRSNADEVALIYLNRRYHTLEL; the protein is encoded by the coding sequence ATGCTTGCTGACGTGCAAACGGATAAAAACACTACCTCAAATACTGTATCGCTCGAGCCGAAGACTTATCGCGATGCGATGAGTCATTATGCAGGTGCGGTGCAGGTTGTTACCACCGCAGGTGCTGCCGGAAGGCGCGGACTTACTTTAACTGCGGCCTGTTCAGTTTCGGATAACCCGCCAACTCTGCTGATATGCCTGCAGAAAATGCACGAAGAGAACCTGCTTTTCATCAAGAACGGCGTGTTTGCGGTTAATACGCTGGCAGGCTCACATCAGCAGCTTGCCGATGCGTTTTCAGGGCGTATAGGGCTTACGCAAGACGAGCGTTTCGAGCTGGCACAATGGGACATAATCGATACGGGTGCACCTGTACTCAAAGGCGCGCTGGCGGCTTTTGATTGTCGTGTGACAAGTGTGCAGGAGCATTCCACGCATCATGTACTGTTTGGCGAGGTCGTTGGCTTGCGTTCGAATGCAGACGAAGTAGCGCTGATTTATCTCAATCGTCGCTATCATACGCTGGAACTCTGA